One window of the Thunnus albacares chromosome 3, fThuAlb1.1, whole genome shotgun sequence genome contains the following:
- the LOC122974160 gene encoding UTP--glucose-1-phosphate uridylyltransferase-like isoform X1: protein MSLTVADLTSDLTGEAMAEFQEKLFQQHEDSMHRELEALIATADKTEAEATRKDFDGFKKLFNRFLKVKGPSIDWAKIHRPPEGSIQSYEKIKLKGLPDDIAASLNKLAVVKLNGGLGTSMGCKGPKSLISVRNENTFLDLTVQQIEHLNKAFNADVPLVLMNSFNTAEETKKILQKYKHHRVHIHTFNQSRYPRINKESLLPIAKTMRVNGDSVEAWYPPGHGDIYTSFYNSGLLDKLIAEGKEYIFVSNIDNLGATVDLFILRHLMSQPADKRCEFIMEVTDKTRADVKGGTLIQYDNHLRLLEIAQVPKAHVDEFKSVTKFKIFNTNNLWISLPAIKRLHEKNAMDLEIIVNPKTLEGGLNVIQLETAVGAAIKSFDNALGVNVPRSRFLPVKTSSDLLLVMSNLYSLDNGSLTMSKEREFPTTPHVKLGSSFTKVQQFLARFENIPDMLELDHLTVSGDVTFGKNVSLKGTVIIIANHGDRIDIPAGAMLENKIVSGNLRILDH, encoded by the exons ATGTCTCTAACTGTAGCTG ACCTGACCAGTGACCTGACCGGCGAAGCGATGGCGGAGTTCCAGGAGAAACTCTTTCAGCAGCATGAAGACTCGATGCACCGCGAGCTGGAGGCGCTCATCGCCACGGCCGACAAGACCGAGGCagag GCGACCAGAAAAGATTTCGACGGCTTCAAGAAGCTCTTCAACAGATTCCTGAAGGTCAAAGGTCCTTCGATCGACTGGGCCAAGATCCACCGGCCTCCGGAGGGCTCG ATTCAGTCCTATGAGAAGATCAAGTTGAAAGGTCTCCCTGACGACATCGCCGCCAGCCTCAATAAGCTCGCTGTGGTAAAGCTGAACGGCGGACTGGGAACCAGTATGGGCTGCAAGGGCCCCAAGAGTCTGATCAGCGTCCGCAACGAGAACACCTTCCTGGACCTGACCGTCCAGCAGATAGAG CACCTGAACAAAGCCTTCAACGCCGACGTGCCGCTCGTTCTCATGAACTCCTTCAACACTGCCGAAGAAACAAAGAAGATCCTACAGAAGTACAAACACCATCGCGTCCATATCCACACCTTCAACCAGAGCag ATATCCGAGGATCAACAAGGAGTCCCTGCTGCCGATCGCCAAAACCATGCGGGTGAACGGGGACAGCGTGGAGGCCTGGTACCCGCCGGGTCACGGCGACATCTACACCAGTTTCTACAACTCCGGGCTGCTGGACAAACTCATCGCAGAGGGGAAAGAGTACATCTTCGTGTCCAACATCGACAACCTGGGCGCCACCGTCGACCTCTTCATCCTCCGCCACCTGATGAGCCAACCGGCCGACAAACGCTGCGAGTTCATCATGGAGGTCACCGACAAGACCAGAGCTGACGTCAAG GGCGGGACTCTGATCCAGTACGACAATCACCTGAGGCTGCTGGAGATCGCTCAGGTACCCAAAGCTCACGTAGACGAGTTCAAGTCCGTCACCAAGTTCAAGATCTTCAACACCAACAACCTGTGGATCTCTCTGCCCGCCATCAAGAGGCTGCACGAGAAGAACGCCATGGACCTGGAGATCATCGTCAACCCGAAG ACGTTGGAAGGCGGCCTGAACGTCATCCAGCTGGAGACGGCCGTGGGCGCCGCCATCAAGAGCTTCGACAACGCCCTGGGCGTGAACGTCCCCCGCAGCCGCTTCCTGCCGGTGAAGACGTCGTCCGACCTGCTGCTGGTGATGTCCAACCTGTACAGCCTGGACAACGGCTCGCTCACCATGAGCAAGGAGAGAGAGTTCCCCACCACGCCGCACGTCAAGCTGGGCAGCTCCTTCACCAAG GTTCAGCAGTTTCTGGCTCGGTTTGAAAACATCCCCGATATGTTGGAGCTCGATCACCTCACCGTGTCGGGAGACGTCACCTTCGGAAAGAACGTCTCTCTGAAG GGAACCGTCATCATCATAGCGAATCACGGCGACCGGATCGATATTCCCGCCGGAGCGATGCTGGAGAACAAGATCGTTTCAGGAAACCTGCGTATCCTCGACCACTGA
- the LOC122974160 gene encoding UTP--glucose-1-phosphate uridylyltransferase-like isoform X2: protein MAEFQEKLFQQHEDSMHRELEALIATADKTEAEATRKDFDGFKKLFNRFLKVKGPSIDWAKIHRPPEGSIQSYEKIKLKGLPDDIAASLNKLAVVKLNGGLGTSMGCKGPKSLISVRNENTFLDLTVQQIEHLNKAFNADVPLVLMNSFNTAEETKKILQKYKHHRVHIHTFNQSRYPRINKESLLPIAKTMRVNGDSVEAWYPPGHGDIYTSFYNSGLLDKLIAEGKEYIFVSNIDNLGATVDLFILRHLMSQPADKRCEFIMEVTDKTRADVKGGTLIQYDNHLRLLEIAQVPKAHVDEFKSVTKFKIFNTNNLWISLPAIKRLHEKNAMDLEIIVNPKTLEGGLNVIQLETAVGAAIKSFDNALGVNVPRSRFLPVKTSSDLLLVMSNLYSLDNGSLTMSKEREFPTTPHVKLGSSFTKVQQFLARFENIPDMLELDHLTVSGDVTFGKNVSLKGTVIIIANHGDRIDIPAGAMLENKIVSGNLRILDH from the exons ATGGCGGAGTTCCAGGAGAAACTCTTTCAGCAGCATGAAGACTCGATGCACCGCGAGCTGGAGGCGCTCATCGCCACGGCCGACAAGACCGAGGCagag GCGACCAGAAAAGATTTCGACGGCTTCAAGAAGCTCTTCAACAGATTCCTGAAGGTCAAAGGTCCTTCGATCGACTGGGCCAAGATCCACCGGCCTCCGGAGGGCTCG ATTCAGTCCTATGAGAAGATCAAGTTGAAAGGTCTCCCTGACGACATCGCCGCCAGCCTCAATAAGCTCGCTGTGGTAAAGCTGAACGGCGGACTGGGAACCAGTATGGGCTGCAAGGGCCCCAAGAGTCTGATCAGCGTCCGCAACGAGAACACCTTCCTGGACCTGACCGTCCAGCAGATAGAG CACCTGAACAAAGCCTTCAACGCCGACGTGCCGCTCGTTCTCATGAACTCCTTCAACACTGCCGAAGAAACAAAGAAGATCCTACAGAAGTACAAACACCATCGCGTCCATATCCACACCTTCAACCAGAGCag ATATCCGAGGATCAACAAGGAGTCCCTGCTGCCGATCGCCAAAACCATGCGGGTGAACGGGGACAGCGTGGAGGCCTGGTACCCGCCGGGTCACGGCGACATCTACACCAGTTTCTACAACTCCGGGCTGCTGGACAAACTCATCGCAGAGGGGAAAGAGTACATCTTCGTGTCCAACATCGACAACCTGGGCGCCACCGTCGACCTCTTCATCCTCCGCCACCTGATGAGCCAACCGGCCGACAAACGCTGCGAGTTCATCATGGAGGTCACCGACAAGACCAGAGCTGACGTCAAG GGCGGGACTCTGATCCAGTACGACAATCACCTGAGGCTGCTGGAGATCGCTCAGGTACCCAAAGCTCACGTAGACGAGTTCAAGTCCGTCACCAAGTTCAAGATCTTCAACACCAACAACCTGTGGATCTCTCTGCCCGCCATCAAGAGGCTGCACGAGAAGAACGCCATGGACCTGGAGATCATCGTCAACCCGAAG ACGTTGGAAGGCGGCCTGAACGTCATCCAGCTGGAGACGGCCGTGGGCGCCGCCATCAAGAGCTTCGACAACGCCCTGGGCGTGAACGTCCCCCGCAGCCGCTTCCTGCCGGTGAAGACGTCGTCCGACCTGCTGCTGGTGATGTCCAACCTGTACAGCCTGGACAACGGCTCGCTCACCATGAGCAAGGAGAGAGAGTTCCCCACCACGCCGCACGTCAAGCTGGGCAGCTCCTTCACCAAG GTTCAGCAGTTTCTGGCTCGGTTTGAAAACATCCCCGATATGTTGGAGCTCGATCACCTCACCGTGTCGGGAGACGTCACCTTCGGAAAGAACGTCTCTCTGAAG GGAACCGTCATCATCATAGCGAATCACGGCGACCGGATCGATATTCCCGCCGGAGCGATGCTGGAGAACAAGATCGTTTCAGGAAACCTGCGTATCCTCGACCACTGA
- the LOC122974153 gene encoding E3 ubiquitin-protein ligase TRIM21-like, whose product MSAASCLRSEDQFLCSICLDVFTDPVTTPCGHNFCKNCINEHWNSNDQYLCPMCKEIFNIRPDLKVNTLLTEVVSQFRQEAQQKASSSSSEQQAAKPGEVPCDVCTGTKLKALKSCLVCLTSYCETHLEPHLTMSGLKRHQLMDPVENLEDRMCMKHDKPLELFCKTDQTCVCMLCSVLDHKTHDVVPLKEEYEGKKAELGKTEAEIQQMIQKRRLKIQEIKHSVDLSKEDANREKAEGVQVFTTLMKSVERSLNELIETIEEKQRTTEKQAKDFIKELEQEISDLMKRSSEVKQLSCSEDHLHLLQNFPSLKAAPPTKDWTEVSVHPSYEGTVVRAVTQLEETLSKEMKKLVEVELERVQQYAVDVTLDPDTAYPKLILSDDGKQVNHGDVKKDLPNNPERFMCCANVLGKQSFSSGRFYFEVQVKEKTKWDLGVARESINRKGKITLQPQDGYWTIWLRNANEYKALAGPPVNLSLKSQPQKVGVFVDYEEGLVSFYDVDAAALIYSFTGCSFTEKLYTFFSPCINDGGKNSAPLIICPVNQTE is encoded by the coding sequence atgtctgctgccagctgtctgcgatctgaagatcagtttctgtgctccatctgtctggatgtgttcactgatccagtcaccacaccatgtggacacaacttctgcaaaaactgcatcaaTGAACACTGGAACAGTAATGACCAGTACCTGTGTCCCATGTGTAAAGAGATTTTCAACATAAGACCTGACCTGAAGGTCAACACATTGCTCACTGAGGTTGTTTCTCAGTTCAGAcaggaagctcaacagaaagccagcagcagcagctcagagcaacaagctgccaaaccaggagaagttccctgtgacgtctgtactggaaccaaactgaaggccctgaagtcctgtctggtgtgtctgacctcctactgtgagactcacctggagccTCATCTGACAATGTCAGGTCTGAAAAGACATCAGCTGATGGACCCTGTGGAGAACCTGGAAGACAGGATGTGTATGAAGCACGATAAACCTCTGGAGCTGTTCTGTAAGACCGACCAgacatgtgtctgcatgctctgctctgttttagaccacaagacacatgatgttgttcctctgaaagaagaatatgaaggaaagaaggcagagctggggaagacagaggctgaaattcagcagatgatccagaagagACGACTGAAGATTCAAGAGATCAAACACTCAGTTGATCTCAGTAAGGAAGatgcaaacagagagaaagcagaaggtGTTCAGGTCTTCACCACTCTGATGAAGTCTGTTGAGAGAAGCCTGAATGAGCTCATTGAGACGATTGAAGAGAAGCAAAGaacgacagagaaacaggccaaagacttcatcaaagagctggaacAGGAAATCTCTGATCTGATGAAGAGAAGCTCTGAGGTGAAACAGCTCTCATGCTCTGaagaccacctccacctcctccaaaacTTCCCGTCCCTGAAAGCTGCTCCACCcaccaaagactggacagaggtCAGTGTCCATCCATCATATGAGGGGACTGTGGTGAGAGCTGTGactcagctggaggagacgctcagtaaagagatgaagaagctgGTTGAGGTCGAGCTGGAGAGGgtccagcagtatgcagtggatgtgactcttgATCCTGATACAGCATATCCTAaactcatcctgtctgatgatggAAAACAAGTAAATCATGGTGATGTGAAGAAGGATCTCCCAAACAACCCAGAGAGATTTATGTGTTGTGCTAATGTTTTAGGAAAGCAGAGTTTCTCTTCAGgcagattttactttgaggttcagGTTAAAGAGAAGACTAAATGGGATTTAGGAGTGGCCAGAGAGTCAATCAACAGGAAGGGAAAAATCACACTGCAGCCTCAGGATGGTTATTGGACTATATGGTTGAGAAATGCAAATGAGTACAAAGCTCTTGCTGGCCCTCCAGTCAATCTCTCTCTGAAGTCTCAGCCTcagaaggtgggggtgtttgtggattatgaggagggtctggtctccttttatgacgtagatgctgcagctcttatctactcctttactggctgctccttcactgagaaactctacACATTCTTCAGTCCCTGTATTAATGATGGTGGTAAAAACTCCGCCCCTCTGATCAtctgtcctgtcaatcaaactgagtAG
- the LOC122974146 gene encoding E3 ubiquitin-protein ligase TRIM21-like, protein MKFNLKQNMSFVFHTQCVDMSAASCLLSEDQFLCSICLDVFTDPVTTPCGHNFCKNCITEHWNSNDQYLCPMCKKVFYTRPELHVNTLFSEVVSQFRQEAQQKASSSSSEQQAAKPGEVPCDVCTGTKLKALKSCLVCLTSYCETHLEPHLTMSGLKRHQLMDPVENLEDRMCMKHDKPLELFCKTDQTCVCMLCSVLDHKTHEFVPLKEEYGGKKAELGKTEAEIQQMIQKRRLKIQEIKRSVNFSKGNADREKAEGVQVFTALKESVERSLNELIETIEEKQRTTEKQAEDFIKELEQEISELMKRSSEVKQLSCSEDHLHLLQNFPSLKAAPPTKDWTEVSVRPPSYEGTVVRAVTQLEETLSKEMRKLVEAELKRVQQYAVDVTLDPDTAHPKLILSDDEKQVNYGDVMKNLPDNPERFSSCVSVLGKQSFSSGRFYFEVQVEGKTAWDLGVARESINRKGKITLRPQNGFWTIRLRNGDEYEACAGPGVRLSLKSQPQKVGVFVDYEEGLVSFYDVDAAALIYFFTGCSFTEKLYPYFCPCINDGGKNSAPLIICPVNQIE, encoded by the coding sequence atgaaatttaatttaaaacaaaatatgtcttttgtttttcacactcagtgtgtagatatgtctgctgccagctgtctgctatctgaagatcagtttctgtgctccatctgtctggatgtgttcactgatccagtcaccacaccatgtggacacaacttctgcaaaaactgcatcactgaACACTGGAACAGTAATGACCAGTACCTGTGTCCGATGTGTAAAAAGGTTTTCTACACAAGACCTGAGCTTCACGTCAACACATTGTTCTCTGAGGTTGTTTCTCAGTTCAGAcaggaagctcaacagaaagccagcagcagcagctcagagcaacaagctgccaaaccaggagaagttccctgtgacgtctgtactggaaccaaactgaaggccctgaagtcctgtctggtgtgtctgacctcctactgtgagactcacctggagccTCATCTGACAATGTCAGGTCTGAAAAGACATCAGTTGATGGACCCTGTGGAGAACCTGGAAGACAGGATGTGTATGAAGCACGATAAACCTCTGGAGCTGTTCTGTAAGACCGACCAgacatgtgtctgcatgctctgctctgttttagaccacaagacacatgagtttgttcctctgaaagaagaatatggaggaaagaaggcagagctggggaagacagaggctgaaattcagcagatgatccagaagagACGACTGAAGATTCAAGAGATCAAACGGTCAGTCAACTTCAGCAAAGGaaatgcagacagagagaaagcagaaggtGTTCAGGTCTTCACTGCTCTGAAGGAGTCTGTTGAGAGAAGCCTGAATGAGCTCATTGAGACGATTGAAGAGAAGCAAAGaacgacagagaaacaggctgaagacttcatcaaagagctggaacaggaaatctctgagctgatgaagagaagctctgaggtgaagcagctctcatgctctgaagaccacctccacctcctccaaaacTTCCCATCCCTGAAAGCTGCTCCACCcaccaaagactggacagaggtCAGCGTCCGTCCACCATCATATGAGGGGACTGTGGTGAGAGCTGTGACTCAGCTGGAGGAGACTCTCAGTAAAGAGATGAGGAAGCTGGTTgaggctgagctgaagagggtccagcagtatgcagtggatgtgactcttgATCCTGATACAGCACATCCTAaactcatcctgtctgatgatgagAAACAAGTAAACTATGGTGACGTGATGAAGAATCTCCCAGACAACCCAGAGAGATTTTCTTCTTGTGTTAGTGTTTTAGGAAAGCAGAGTTTCTCTTCAGgcagattttactttgaggttcagGTTGAAGGGAAGACTGCCTGGGATTTAGGAGTGGCCAGAGAGTCCATCAACAGGAAGGGAAAAATCACTCTGAGACCTCAGAATGGTTTCTGGACAATACGGTTGAGAAATGGAGATGAATACGAAGCATGTGCTGGTCCTGGAGTGCgtctctctctgaagtctcagcctcagaaggtgggggtgtttgtggattatgaggagggtctggtctccttttatgacgtagatgctgcagctcttatcTACTTCTTTACTGGCTGctccttcactgagaaactctacCCATACTTCTGTCCCTGTATTAATGATGGTGGTAAAAACTCCGCCCCTCTGATCAtctgtcctgtcaatcaaatTGAGTAG